The genomic window CGCGCCCCCTCCACTCGCGATGACAGCTCGCCCGACTCCTCAGCTCCCCGCGCCGCCGTGAGCCGTGTGGCCGCCCGCATGGTCGTGCAGCTCGAGGGGCCGGCCCAGCGGGACCACTGCATTCTCCGCCATGCCGGCGTTGTACGTGAACTGCACGTCTTTGGTCTCCTGCGGGCCGACTGTCACGTTCATGGTCTGGGTGCCGTACCTCTCGTGCCACGCCTCGAGCACGTAATCGCCGGGCGGCAGGTTCTTGATCGTGAAGCTGCCATCCCCGCCGGAAACCGCGAAGTAGGGGTGGCTCAGCACGCCAATGTAAGCTTTCATCCAGCCATGGACATCGCATTCGACCGGGATCATTACCTCGGGCGTGCGGAACGAGCGCTTCGATTCCATGGTGGTGGGCTGGCTGATGTTGAAGCCGCGGTTCTCCGTCGGCTTGGCGTTGATGTTGTGCAGCAGCCCGTCACTGTTCTTGATGATCAGGTTCTGATTGGCCTGGAGGCCCAGCACGTGCGGCTGGTAGAGGCAGCCGTTCTGATCAATGGTAACGCCTTCCGCGGGCACGGGGAACGCCTGGTCGGGAAGTCCCTGCTTCACGTAGACAAAGACGTGGCGCAGGGTGCCGTTCGGATTGGCCACGACCTCTTCCGTGAATGCGCCCTGCGCGTGCTTGTCTGCGCAAGTCGGCTCCTCACTCATGTCGATGCGCTTGGCCTGCGGCGCCGTCCCCTGGAAGTTCACTTTGCCGGTGATCATGCCTGCATTGGCGACCTCCATGGCAGGGGCAGCCGCGGCGGGCGCCTCGCCGGCCGCTTCCGGCTGCTCGTCGGCCCCTCCGCCACAGGCCAGAGCCAGCCCGGCCGCGAAGGCCGCGGCCAGCAACGCGACCCCACGCCGGTTCGCGAATCCGAATCGAGCGACGTGTTCGCAGGCCTTCGCCCCACTATTGACTCTAGCTCCTGCCCTTGCCCTTCTAAACATGGTGCCTCCCTCTCGCCCCTGGGTTTACGTGTTCTCCCGGTGCTGCTTCTCCCTGCGTTGCGCCCTGGCGACGACCAGCAGGCCGAGCCCCGCCGTCAGTACGGTGGCCAGCAGCGGCGCGGTGTAGACGGTGCTGGAAGCGGGCGGATCGAGATAAAGATAATACCACGAGCTGATGGCGCCGCGCGTGCCGCGCTCGCCGCTCGATCCGTCCCAGGCAAAGAGCGCGAGCGGAATCGTTTCGCCCGTGCGGAACTGCAGCCGGCCGGCGCTGTCGGCCGTGGTCAGCGTGCGACGCAGCAGCAGCCGCCACTCGGCCTGATCGAAGGTCGCGCTCGCCGTGACCGCCTGCTGCTGCGTGCCCAGCGGCTCGATCCGGCCGAGGCCACGGCCCAGCGCCTCGACGACCGTATCGGGCCGGCTCTGCCAGTGCCACAAATAAACCGGGTCCCGCGCATTGCCCATGAGGAAGTGCGGCCGCGGCGCCATGGGCGCGGGGATGCTGCGCGGGAACTGCACGGCCAGCGCATCCGGCAGCGGGCCCGCGGCCGCCGTGTCGCCGTCCGCCGGTTCCATGTGCACGCGCAGCCGGTCCTGCCACTCGAACCACTCGGGGTCCGGGCTGCGCGAGGGGTCGTGCCAGACCAGCCGCAGCGCGAGCTCCCGGCCGTTGTGCAGCGCCTGGACCCACACCCCGTCCACGGTCGGGGAGAACCAGCGCGCCCGCACCATGATCTGCCCCACCAGCGGGATGTAGTAGCGCTCGACATTCGCCCAGGCACTGTCCTCGGGCGAGGCGGGCATTGGGCCTTCCCTGCGCTGGGCCCGCACGACCTCGCGCACGCGCGGCGGCTTCTCCGGTGCCAGGCTGCGGACATACTGCGCCACGCGCCACAACTGCTCCTCGGTCAGGAACTTGGACTCGAGCAGGTCCGTGAACGAAGGCATGGGTGTGCCGTCCAGGCCGGTGCGCAGGCGGCGGTAGATCTCCTCGGCACTGCCGCCGCCGTTGAAGTACCAGTTCTCGGTGAGGTCAGACGGCCGGATGGGGAACCCGTTGTCGTCTTCCTGGGTGGGCGCCGACGGCCCGTCTCCCCGTCCCGCCCGGCCATGACACTTCCAGCACTCGATCTTATTGAACAATTCGCGGCCTTGCGCAAGAGCTTCCTCGCCTACTCCGGGCGGGCGGCCGAATTCCATGGCCTGGGGCGCCTGCTCCGACTGGAAGAAGCGGGAGAAGGTTTTCAGGTAGGCGACCAGCGCCTCCCGCTGCGACTTGCTCAGCTTGTCCTTCCAGCCGGGCATAGCCGTGCCCGGCATGCCCTGGTCAATGACGCGCCTGATGTCGGAATCCAGTGGCAGCGCGCCACTGGGCGTGGACCGGATCTGGTAGAGCGCCTGCGTGAAGTCGCGGGGCCGCGGCAGCATGTACGCGGCGGCCGGGCCGTCTCCCTTCCCCTCGACGCCGTGGCAGCCGGCGCACCACTTGTCGTACACGGCTTTGCCCGGGTGGGGCTGCTGGGTATGGCCCGGGCCAGCAGCGCCCACAACGAGCGTGGCAGCTATCCAGCTCACCCGCGCCAGATAGGGAGCCACAGGGACGCAGAGACGCGGAGACGCAGGGCAGGCTTGAGGCGAGCCGATCCCTGCGTCGCAGCGTGGCTGCGTCGCTGCGTCCGGCCCAGCAACGCGAAGGGGGTTACTCATTCGCCGCCAGCTCCTCCCAGGTGCGCGGCGCCCAGCCGGTCTGCTCGTACAGGAAGATGATCACCGCCCAGATCTCCTCCTCGGTCAGGAACTCCTCCCACGCCGGCATGGCCGAGTTCCACGGCGTGCCCTCGCGCGGCAGCCCCGGGCCGCCTTTGGCGACGCGCCAGAACACGAAGCTCTCCGTGAGCTGCGCAATCGTGCCGTTGTCCGTGAAGTCCAGTGGCGCAGGGTTGAAGCCGTGCGCGTAATGTCCCCGCCCGTCCAGGCCGTCGCCGTGGCAGGGTACGCAGTTCTGGTAGTAGATCTGCTTCCCCCGCTGGTAATCCTCCGCGATCGAGCCGTCCGCGCGCAGCGGGTTCTCCAGCCCCGCGAGCGTGATCGCCCTGCCCCGGAAATCGATGCGGCCAGGGTTCGAGGGGTGGATCGAACGCAGGCTGGGCGGCGGCGAGACAGTCGGCCGCACTTGCTCGTAGGTGATGAAGCCCACCAGCAGCGGCACCGTGACCAGCAGCACGAGGCGCAGCGTGCGCTTGTCCGGGTCAACGACCAGCGCCTGCAGCGGCTGCTTGAACTCGCGCCAGCGTGCCTCGCTGTCGCTCACGTA from Gemmatimonadota bacterium includes these protein-coding regions:
- a CDS encoding c-type cytochrome; amino-acid sequence: MAPYLARVSWIAATLVVGAAGPGHTQQPHPGKAVYDKWCAGCHGVEGKGDGPAAAYMLPRPRDFTQALYQIRSTPSGALPLDSDIRRVIDQGMPGTAMPGWKDKLSKSQREALVAYLKTFSRFFQSEQAPQAMEFGRPPGVGEEALAQGRELFNKIECWKCHGRAGRGDGPSAPTQEDDNGFPIRPSDLTENWYFNGGGSAEEIYRRLRTGLDGTPMPSFTDLLESKFLTEEQLWRVAQYVRSLAPEKPPRVREVVRAQRREGPMPASPEDSAWANVERYYIPLVGQIMVRARWFSPTVDGVWVQALHNGRELALRLVWHDPSRSPDPEWFEWQDRLRVHMEPADGDTAAAGPLPDALAVQFPRSIPAPMAPRPHFLMGNARDPVYLWHWQSRPDTVVEALGRGLGRIEPLGTQQQAVTASATFDQAEWRLLLRRTLTTADSAGRLQFRTGETIPLALFAWDGSSGERGTRGAISSWYYLYLDPPASSTVYTAPLLATVLTAGLGLLVVARAQRREKQHRENT
- a CDS encoding cytochrome c — its product is MREYLRHPFWQALLLLVLAYALFEFGIAYLPPLFGFESAPVPDSVLLQYMATVLVGLLIYVSDSEARWREFKQPLQALVVDPDKRTLRLVLLVTVPLLVGFITYEQVRPTVSPPPSLRSIHPSNPGRIDFRGRAITLAGLENPLRADGSIAEDYQRGKQIYYQNCVPCHGDGLDGRGHYAHGFNPAPLDFTDNGTIAQLTESFVFWRVAKGGPGLPREGTPWNSAMPAWEEFLTEEEIWAVIIFLYEQTGWAPRTWEELAANE
- a CDS encoding carboxypeptidase regulatory-like domain-containing protein, coding for MFRRARAGARVNSGAKACEHVARFGFANRRGVALLAAAFAAGLALACGGGADEQPEAAGEAPAAAAPAMEVANAGMITGKVNFQGTAPQAKRIDMSEEPTCADKHAQGAFTEEVVANPNGTLRHVFVYVKQGLPDQAFPVPAEGVTIDQNGCLYQPHVLGLQANQNLIIKNSDGLLHNINAKPTENRGFNISQPTTMESKRSFRTPEVMIPVECDVHGWMKAYIGVLSHPYFAVSGGDGSFTIKNLPPGDYVLEAWHERYGTQTMNVTVGPQETKDVQFTYNAGMAENAVVPLGRPLELHDHAGGHTAHGGAGS